A genome region from Rhipicephalus microplus isolate Deutch F79 unplaced genomic scaffold, USDA_Rmic scaffold_15, whole genome shotgun sequence includes the following:
- the LOC142784749 gene encoding tetraspanin-33-like yields MVDGRFEATMSKSYFHCDASNPSQERCSVPPSCCRPESTFTGIFCGRSVLNLSDHEAWFRVHTGSCPDATNRYVKEHVMILGGVCLVAVIVLAFIDMVTNAVVDEIDIIRKIYDHVNGAEGGVSSTFTT; encoded by the coding sequence TTACTTCCACTGTGACGCGTCGAACCCGAGCCAAGAACGGTGCTCGGTGCCGCCGTCGTGCTGCCGCCCCGAGTCGACCTTCACTGGCATCTTCTGTGGGCGCAGCGTACTGAACTTGTCCGATCACGAGGCTTGGTTCCGCGTTCACACGGGAAGCTGCCCCGACGCGACAAACCGCTACGTGAAGGAGCACGTCATGATCCTCGGGGGTGTCTGCCTCGTCGCTGTCATTGTTCTGGCCTTCATAGACATGGTTACAAATGCCGTAGTTGACGAGATCGACATCATTCGCAAGATATATGACCATGTCAACGGTGCAGAGGGCGGAGTGTCATCCACATTCACAACCTAA